A section of the Campylobacter porcelli genome encodes:
- the tmk gene encoding dTMP kinase, which produces MLVSFEGVDGAGKTTQINMLKEIYPNAIITKEPGGTELGAMIRSYLMSNASKISQRAEILLFLADRAEHYEKIIKPNYKNLILSDRSFISGLAYAMANDDNLDIKTLIELNKFALCSDFGDKFIFLKANKELIHQRLFNRDCSDEIESRGIEYLMRVQEFMSIILTDLKFEVLEIDASLAPEIIQDKIRKFI; this is translated from the coding sequence ATGTTAGTTAGTTTTGAAGGGGTCGATGGAGCGGGTAAAACAACGCAGATTAATATGCTAAAAGAGATCTATCCAAATGCCATAATCACTAAAGAGCCAGGTGGGACAGAGCTTGGAGCGATGATTAGATCGTATCTTATGAGCAATGCAAGTAAAATATCTCAAAGAGCTGAAATACTACTATTTTTAGCAGATCGTGCTGAACACTATGAGAAGATTATAAAACCAAATTATAAAAATTTAATCTTAAGTGATAGAAGCTTTATCTCAGGTCTTGCATACGCTATGGCAAATGATGATAATCTAGATATTAAAACCCTAATTGAGCTAAATAAATTTGCCCTTTGCTCGGACTTTGGGGATAAATTTATCTTTTTAAAAGCAAATAAAGAATTAATCCACCAAAGACTCTTTAATAGAGATTGTAGCGATGAGATTGAGAGTCGTGGGATTGAGTATTTAATGAGAGTTCAAGAATTTATGAGTATAATACTCACCGATTTAAAATTTGAAGTATTAGAGATAGACGCATCACTAGCACCAGAGATTATACAAGATAAAATAAGGAAATTTATATGA